One Candidatus Zixiibacteriota bacterium genomic window, ATCTGGATACAGTTTTCGGGGAAAGCAGACAAATCGCCGACCGGGGCGCCGGGGCGCAGACCAACCAGGAGCTTGATTTCACTCAATAGCGTCTCCCATAGATACCAGGATTTTAGCTGGCTTAGTTGATCGGCGCCAATTGTCAACTCCAGTTCCACGCCGGGATAGCGCGCGCGAAGCGCTCGCACCGTGTGCAGAGTGTAGCTGGGACGGGGGGTGGTCTTCTCTACGTCACTGACTTCGATGCCGTCTAGTTCATCCGCGGCCAGTCGTGCCATCGCCAAACGATGGTCGAATGAAGCCACTGGCAGCTGGGTCCGATGCGGCGGGTCGACAGTTGGCACCAGGAAGACTCCACTCTGCCGGCGAAGGAACATGATGTTTTGAGCGAGAGCCAGATGGCCGTTATGGACAGGATCAAACGCCCCGCCGAGAATTCCCCACCGCTCGCCCGGCTTAGGAGCCGGCATCGGTGGAATCCACCTCAACGACCGGGAGATTGCCGATCATCTGCAGGTACTCCTCGACCTTTTTCAGTCTGTCGGTGTCCTGCCCGCAAGCGGTGCGGAAGCGTTCAAAGCGACGGCGCGCTACAGTTGACTCGCCCGCGCGGAGAGCCTCTTCACCGCCCTGAAACGCGGCCTCACAGGCCCTTTCGGCGGCGTCGGCGGCCCAGCGGTGTTCGGGCCAGATTGTCCCGAAGTTGGAAAACAGCTCGTTGGCCTTGTCCCAGTTCCTCTGACGGTAATACGTCTCGGCGATCTGGTAGGTGGCATCAGCGGCGTATTCGGTGTTGGTGTACTCGTCGATTACTTTCTGGAAATAGGTACGGGCGGCAGTATAGTCGCTGAGGCGGATATAGACAATGCCACTCTCATAATACTTGTGAGCCAGCCGCGTGCGTGCCTCCTTGAGATAGTGATTCGCCTCCGGGACAGCTTCCGACTCGGGATAGTCAAGTATGAAGTCTTCAAACTGGGTGATGGCCGTCTGGAGATCGGTCTGGTCGAGTCCGTAGTGATTGGGCGTACCTTTGAAGAAACAGACCGCCTTCATAAGCTGAGCCTGAGGGGCGAACGGTGATGCCGGGTAGTTCGTCAGCAGGCGGTTGAATTCCACTTGTCCCAGGACATAATCTTCGTTGCCGAAATACGACAGCGCCAGGTAGTACTGGGCCGTGTCGATCTGGCTCTCCCCCGGGTAGTTAAAGATAGTCGCCTGCAGGGCCTCAATCGCCTCAAGGTATTTCTTCTTTTTGTACTTCTCCATGCCCAGCTCAAATAACTCGCGGGAGCTGAGCTTGGCTAAATTCGTTTTCCCACCGCAGCCGGCCAGGATTACAACCAGCAGCAGAAATACCATGTGGATATGTCGCCGAGGGGTCAAACCTTGTAGGTCTCCTTCAACATGCGGTAGTTTTCCTCGACCGCGCGAAGATACCGCCGGGGGAGCGGCTCGTTGCGTCGCATCAGGTCGCGCAGCGCGGTCTCGCCCATGTTGTAGGCCACCAGCGCCTTCTTGACATCGCCGAATTTGAGAATCTGCTCGAACAGAAGCCGCGTGCCCAGTTTGATGTTGGACTCCGATTCGTGCAGGGTTTCCGAGCCGTCCCAGTCTACTCCGGCGCGCGGAGCCACTTCGGCGCCGACATACGGCACTACCTGCATCAGACCCAGTGCCCCTTTGGGAGATTCCTGGTCTTTGCGGAACGATGATTCGGTCAGGATGATCGCCATGACAAACATCGGGTCGTAGCCGTATTTCCGGCTCTCCGAATAGACGACATCGCCGAGCTTGTTTTTCTCGTCCTGGTTGAAGCCAATCTGGAAATCATCGATTGCCTTCAGAATCTGAATGCGTTCTTCCAGTTCGCGGATCCGCTTTTGCTGAAAAGAAATCTGCTCTTCGAGGTCGAACTTATCAGTGATGAGATACACCAGCAGGCCGGACTGCACTAGGTAAATCAGCACCAGCAGAAAGGCGATCGGCCGCGATAGGAATATGCCCAGCTTTTCGAATTGGATCATGGTATCTAAGCCACTTTGGTTCCGGTTAAGTCGTATCCATCGGCGTGCTCAATCCGCACCCGGCAGATCTCACCGACGCGGAGGTCGTGCCCCTGGACCAGGACAATCTGGTCTATTTCGGGGGCGTCCCCCGAAGTGCGGCCTTCTGCCCGCGTCTCGGACTCTACGGTGTCAATGATAACCTCGGTCTCAATACCGATCAAGGAGTTATTCTTCTCAAAGGCAATCACCTGTTGCAGGGTCATCAGGTGGTCA contains:
- the nadD gene encoding nicotinate (nicotinamide) nucleotide adenylyltransferase, which gives rise to MPAPKPGERWGILGGAFDPVHNGHLALAQNIMFLRRQSGVFLVPTVDPPHRTQLPVASFDHRLAMARLAADELDGIEVSDVEKTTPRPSYTLHTVRALRARYPGVELELTIGADQLSQLKSWYLWETLLSEIKLLVGLRPGAPVGDLSAFPENCIQ
- the bamD gene encoding outer membrane protein assembly factor BamD — protein: MTPRRHIHMVFLLLVVILAGCGGKTNLAKLSSRELFELGMEKYKKKKYLEAIEALQATIFNYPGESQIDTAQYYLALSYFGNEDYVLGQVEFNRLLTNYPASPFAPQAQLMKAVCFFKGTPNHYGLDQTDLQTAITQFEDFILDYPESEAVPEANHYLKEARTRLAHKYYESGIVYIRLSDYTAARTYFQKVIDEYTNTEYAADATYQIAETYYRQRNWDKANELFSNFGTIWPEHRWAADAAERACEAAFQGGEEALRAGESTVARRRFERFRTACGQDTDRLKKVEEYLQMIGNLPVVEVDSTDAGS
- a CDS encoding lytic transglycosylase domain-containing protein, producing MIQFEKLGIFLSRPIAFLLVLIYLVQSGLLVYLITDKFDLEEQISFQQKRIRELEERIQILKAIDDFQIGFNQDEKNKLGDVVYSESRKYGYDPMFVMAIILTESSFRKDQESPKGALGLMQVVPYVGAEVAPRAGVDWDGSETLHESESNIKLGTRLLFEQILKFGDVKKALVAYNMGETALRDLMRRNEPLPRRYLRAVEENYRMLKETYKV